A portion of the Daphnia magna isolate NIES linkage group LG4, ASM2063170v1.1, whole genome shotgun sequence genome contains these proteins:
- the LOC123471031 gene encoding equilibrative nucleoside transporter 1-like, whose protein sequence is MPKNKSCVNGAHQEDADLLVDTDFIQNSLNNDGRIVISSTGSIQDEQNDVLINHSEPVDRYFGVYILFYFLGMATLLPWNFFITANGYWMYKLRDLNTTSSGNASHLSPLQLGFTSYLCVTSLVPSTVVLVLNAFVGHKFSFKLRIAGGLFGVVLLFTFTTALVELDTDPWQMYFYFITLVSAFFINVVSSIFQGGVCGLAGKFPIGYVNAVISGQALGGIFASLANIVSIAVGASPTQSAFLYFMAADFTLVLSFCLYMALSSTNFFVFYSHCERTPSNQSDSLKESDLVEDQEDEVLIINTGISYRRIIVQIWPYLFSIMLVYVVTLSLFPAVSVLIRSSSYGQGFLWNDIYFTPVACFLLMSIGDYIGRTSAGIIPMPSNVKMWTCILSVMRLAFIPLMIMCNAQPRFHLPVLIPNDAGFVLVMALFAFSNGYLSVIPFAQAPRCVEKEEQETASSLMAAGLGIGLAVGGALSSVIVRIL, encoded by the exons ATgcccaaaaacaaaagctgTGTAAATGGGGCACACCAGGAAGATGCAGATCTTCTAGTTGATACcgattttattcaaaattctTTGAATAACGATGGAAGGATAGTGATTTCATCAACTGGTTCGATTCAAGACGAGCAAAATGATGTCCTTATCAACCATAGTGAACCTGTGGACAG ATATTTTGGTGTTTAcattttgttctatttccttGGAATGGCAACTTTGTTGCCATGGAACTTCTTTATTACAGCAAACGGG TATTGGATGTATAAACTTAGAGATTTAAACACAACTTCTTCCGGGAACGCATCGCATCTCTCTCCACTGCAACTAGGATTTACCTCCTACTTATGTGTTACCTCACTGGTCCCTAGTACAGTGGTTCTAGTTCTAAATGCTTTCGTGGGacataa attttctttcaaactcCGAATTGCTGGTGGTCTGTTTGgtgtagttttgttgtttacttttacaacagCCCTTGTTGAATTGGATACAGATCCAT GGCAGATGTACTTCTACTTCATTACTTTAGTAAGCGCCTTCTTCATTAACG TTGTCAGTTCCATATTTCAAGGTGGCGTATGTGGTCTTGCTGGGAAGTTCCCCATCGGTTATGTTAATGCAGTCATTAGCGGTCAAGCTCTAG GTGGTATATTTGCTTCACTCGCTAATATAGTGTCTATCGCCGTCGGTGCATCTCCTACTCAAAGTGCGTTCTTATACTTCATGGCAGCGGATTTTACCCTTGTTTTATCATTCTGCTTGTACATGGCTCTTTCATCGACA aatttctttgtcttttaCTCACATTGTGAAAGAACACCTTCCAATCAAAGTGATTCGTTGAAAGAAAGTGATCTCGTGGAAGACCAGGAAGACGAAGTGCTCATCATTAACACAGGAATTTCTTATCGTAGGATTATTGTACAG ATTTGGCCGTATCTCTTCTCAATTATGTTAGTGTACGTCGTTACGTTGTCACTATTTCCTGCCGTAAGCGTATTAATACGATCTTCAAGTTATGGCCAGGGATTTCTTTGGAATG ACATTTACTTTACTCCCGTCGCGTGTTTCCTACTCATGAGTATTGGTGATTACATTGGACGTACGTCAGCAGGAATTATACCAATG CCATCGAACGTTAAAATGTGGACGTGCATACTCTCTGTTATGCGATTGGCATTCATCCCACTGATGATAATGTGCAATGCCCAACCTCGATTCCATTTGCCTGTATTAATTCCAAACGATGCTGGATTTGTACTTGTTATGGCTCTTTTTGCGTTTTCGAATGGTTACTTGAGTGTGATTCCGTTTGCGCAGGCACCAAG GTgtgtagaaaaagaagagcaaGAAACTGCCTCTTCCCTCATGGCAGCCGGACTCGGTATTGGTTTGGCAGTTGGCGGGGCTCTCAGCAGTGTTATTGTTCGGATTCTGTGA
- the LOC123471137 gene encoding uncharacterized protein LOC123471137 isoform X2, translated as MNNSPLGGTKKTKNNWNDKIYSNDPAEGSEDGLRVGRVVMMSEDKDFLRKNLNQFKKTTGPTNVQHQANKVKRTKGNTATPPIATKTRAVSVKGREVQQLQWETLRANKVPTPLHYKRRTMLALNVTCNRKMMI; from the exons ATGAACAACTCACCATTAG GtggcacaaaaaaaaccaaaaataactGGAATGACAAGATTTACAGCAATGATCCAGCTGAGGGGTCTGAAGATGGACTAAGAGTTGGTCGAGTAGTCATGATGTCAG AAGACAAAGATTTTCTTAGGAAAAATCTAAATCAGTTTAAGAAGACAACTGGTCCAACGAATGTCCAGCATCAGGCAAATAAAGTAAAGCGAACGAAAGGAAATACTGCAACACCACCTATTGCAACCAAAACAAGGGCTGTGTCTGTCAAAGGACGAGAGG TACAGCAGCTACAATGGGAGACCTTGAGGGCGAACAAAGTGCCAACCCCTCTTCATTACAAACGGAGGACGATGTTAGCGTTAAACGTCACTTGTAACAG GAAAATGATGATCTAA
- the LOC123471137 gene encoding uncharacterized protein LOC123471137 isoform X1 — translation MNNSPLGGTKKTKNNWNDKIYSNDPAEGSEDGLRVGRVVMMSEDKDFLRKNLNQFKKTTGPTNVQHQANKVKRTKGNTATPPIATKTRAVSVKGREAVQQLQWETLRANKVPTPLHYKRRTMLALNVTCNRKMMI, via the exons ATGAACAACTCACCATTAG GtggcacaaaaaaaaccaaaaataactGGAATGACAAGATTTACAGCAATGATCCAGCTGAGGGGTCTGAAGATGGACTAAGAGTTGGTCGAGTAGTCATGATGTCAG AAGACAAAGATTTTCTTAGGAAAAATCTAAATCAGTTTAAGAAGACAACTGGTCCAACGAATGTCCAGCATCAGGCAAATAAAGTAAAGCGAACGAAAGGAAATACTGCAACACCACCTATTGCAACCAAAACAAGGGCTGTGTCTGTCAAAGGACGAGAGG CAGTACAGCAGCTACAATGGGAGACCTTGAGGGCGAACAAAGTGCCAACCCCTCTTCATTACAAACGGAGGACGATGTTAGCGTTAAACGTCACTTGTAACAG GAAAATGATGATCTAA
- the LOC123471622 gene encoding uncharacterized protein LOC123471622: MDESYSGVFVHPSFFKYHGPAGKAGNYLFICENCPSKKKPDGTLWTYSCNQKSRQNLFSHMKSVHPGLLLSFKAACQQSSHTITTPTKRKPASDCDEVEDAEIQSRQATLEEAFQPKSAKKSKISFYTQEEFDGYVLDYIIEGLLPLKHVDSPAFIKLMRCVSPEHKVMCRQTLSKRLQARYLEAKEKLVAHLMTLKAVCTTADCWSARGKSYVGVTCHWIDPKKLKRISVCLAIRRIFGRHTYDLLGKTLESINMEFGIDDITVLTLTDSGSNFLKAFRLFGAHGTETQLETDEEEDDDAVVGTDLEFLLLDYDDADDRYKLPWHCKCVAHLLNLLARKDAEKALETPAFKLASDSALTKLQSLFNKQSRSDQQSEKVKELLGVLFVIPNATRWNAWYDAICHVKKIAEGKNGRKNLKSVCEALKVTPLNSTDYQFISEYVEVMKPIAIGLDLLQGEHNVSSGNVLPSIVVIRNSLNSLKRNHLEGANQLLVALTLVDALLAGLEKRFGNLFNVEHFQLAAVLHPQFKFNWLGNSEKDLKLRKK; the protein is encoded by the exons ATGGACGAATCCTACAGTGGTGTTTTCGTTCAtccaagtttttttaaataccacGGCCCAGCTGGAAAAGCAGGGaattatctttttatttgtgaaaatTGTCCTTCGAAGAAAAAACCCGACGGAACATTATGGACATATAGTTGTAACCAAAAATCCAGACAAAACCTTTTTAGTCATATGAAAAGTGTGCACCCAGGATTGCTTCTATCATTTAAAGCTGCTTGTCAGCAAAGTAGTCATACCATTACCACCCcaaccaaaagaaaaccagcaTCTGATTGTGATGAGGTTGAGGATGCGGAAATTCAAAGTCGTCAAGCCACACTGGAAGAAGCATTTCAGCCAAAATCTGCGAAGAAAAGTAAGATTTCTTTTTATACTCAAGAAGAGTTTGATGGATATGTACTGGACTACATCATTGAAGGATTGCTTCCACTCAAGCATGTTGATTCTCCTGCGTTCATAAAACTGATGAGATGTGTCTCACCCg AACATAAGGTTATGTGTCGACAAACTCTTTCAAAACGATTACAAGCTAGATATCTTGAagctaaagaaaaacttgttgCCCATTTAATGACACTGAAGGCAGTCTGCACTACAGCTGATTGCTGGTCAGCAAGAGGGAAGTCTTATGTTGGTGTGACATGCCATTGGATTGATCCCAAAAAGCTCAAGAGAATCAGTGTTTGTTTAGCCATTCGTAGAATCTTTGGTCGGCACACATATGATCTGCTGGGGAAAACTTTAGAGTCCATCAATATGGAGTTTGGAATAGACGATATTACTGTGCTAACTCTCACGGATTCTGgatcgaattttttaaaggcatTCAGACTTTTTGGTGCTCATGGGACTGAGACACAATTGGAAACGGACGAAGAAGAGGACGATGACGCTGTg GTTGGAACTGATCTCGAATTTTTGTTACTTGATTACGATGATGCCGACGATCGGTACAAGTTACCGTGGCATTGTAAATGTGTTGCCCATTTGTTGAACTTGCTTGCTCGCAAAGACGCAGAAAAGGCTTTAGAAACTCCTGCTTTCAAGCTAGCATCTGATTCAGCATTAACAAAGCTCCAGTCTTTGTTTAATAAACAAAGTAGGTCGGACCAGCAAAGTGAAAAAGTGAAAGAGTTACTTG GTGTTTTATTTGTCATTCCAAATGCCACCCGTTGGAATGCGTGGTATGATGCCATTTGTCACGTGAAAAAAATTGCCGAGGGTAAGAACGGaaggaaaaatttaaaatctgTTTGCGAAGCATTGAAAGTCACACCCCTCAATTCTACGGATTACCAATTTATTTCGGAATATGTTGAGGTGATGAAGCCCATTGCTATCGGTCTAGATCTATTGCAGGGAGAACACAACGTTTCTTCTGGAAATGTTTTGCCATCAATCGTTGTCATTAGAAACTCGTTAAATTCCCTAAAACGTAATCATTTAGAAGGTGCTAACCAACTTTTAGTAGCTCTTACTCTTGTTGACGCACTATTGGCTGGATTAGAAAAGAGATTTGGTAATTTGTTCAATGTAGAACACTTTCAATTAGCTGCCGTGCTACATCCccaatttaaatttaattggcTTGGGAACAGCGAAAAGGATCTGAAGCTTCGAAAAAAATAG
- the LOC123471360 gene encoding uncharacterized protein LOC123471360, which yields MQRRSRAHKGASLTNRASSSSMPEPRADNEEDDCETLNEALLDEPESETVSEAAPQTPKDSVAMPDSQCVKWPAYRCHFYSNWRKTKERVYAKCNLCLDNKYHMGIKSSFSNFIRHLQRFHKEEWDSFESSKESKQPSIRSFVSPRVPSRGRKVQLDRLLCQMVITDNLPLNIVRRQGFRSLISALYPDYKIPSPEKLRKLIDELFEETKAALRDKLERVNSTSIIMDLWSSKTMRGYLGISCTGVTEDYEPFNAFLSLRPMQGRHTGAAIFAEYESIVKEWNITNKVIRVMTSNTSNMKSAFSTSLPSWEAAPSRGGMPMTDNTDECDDDDDDDDDVDGWVDLELEIDEWNSQYHLIEKLMQAIEICPSLQEKLNACKKHGSLSQSQIKMLKELLLLLGPIKQATDAFQKANETIGLVIPAYLDVSNRVTLDPKLNPDCSVITSKECRKVAEALKTSIVERMNGCLKDNFSVLGATLDPRFKSKWIQSSGLVENDLLQSIRSELEYRYKHLRDSQEIQEGTAGRAMNSPPSKRQTLTRALFSTVIQKRAQSASASKVLDEFEFYLSEPVYQSSGSYFPDNDCTSDLRFSPLGYWKVNAHRFPLLGLIARELFGVPASARRDRTGL from the exons ATGCAACGACGATCCCGTGCCCATAAAGGGGCCAGCCTTACCAACAGGGCTAGCTCGAGTTCGATGCCAGAACCTAGAGCTGATAATGAAGAAGATGATTGTGAAACACTCAATGAAGCTTTATTAG aTGAACCTGAGTCTGAAACTGTATCTGAAGCTGCACCTCAGACTCCAAAAGACTCTGTGGCCATGCCAGATAGCCAATGTGTGAAGTGGCCAGCTTATCGCTGCCACTTCTATTCAAACTGGAGAAAGACTAAGGAGCGAGTCTATGCAAAGTGCAACCTCTGCCTTGACAACAAGTACCACATGGGCATCAAGAGCTCATTTTCCAACTTTATTCGACACCTCCAAAGATTCCACAAAGAAGAATGGGATTCTTTTGAGTCCTCTAAGGAGTCGAAGCAACCATCAATCAGGTCATTTGTCTCCCCTCGAGTTCCCAGCCGTGGAAGGAAGGTGCAGCTGGATAGGCTTCTGTGCCAGATGGTGATTACGGACAATCTTCCGCTCAATATTGTCAGGAGGCAAGGCTTCCGATCGTTAATTTCG GCTTTGTACCCTGATTACAAAATACCGTCCCCAGAAAAACTCCGAAAGCTTATCGATGAGCTTTTTGAAGAAACGAAGGCTGCATTAAGGGATAAGCTGGAACGTGTCAATTCCACCTCCATTATAATGGACTTGTGGTCTTCGAAAACTATGCGGGGGTACCTAGGCATTTCCTGCACGGGCGTGACCGAGGATTACGAGCCGTTCAACGCTTTCTTAAGTCTACGGCCTATGCAAGGCAGGCATACCGGTGCAGCAATTTTTGCCGAGTATGAGTCGATTGTGAAAGAATGGAATATTACCAACAAG GTCATCCGTGTCATGACAAGTAACACATCGAACATGAAGTCTGCTTTCTCTACCAGTCTACCCAGCTGGGAGGCTGCACCATCTCGCGGTGGAATGCCTATGACCGACAACACTGACGAGTGTGACgatgatgacgacgatgacgacgatgtTGACGGATGGGTTGACTTGGAATTGGAGATCGACGA GTGGAACTCTCAATATCATCTCATCGAAAAGCTTATGCAAGCCATCGAAATCTGCCCCTCACTCCAAGAAAAGTTGAACGCCTGCAAGAAGCACGGCAGTTTGTCCCAGAGTCAGATTAAGATGCTTAAAGagcttctacttcttcttggaCCAATCAAACAAGCCACTGATGCTTTCCAGAAAGCCAATGAGACCATCGGACTTGTCATCCCCGCCTATTTGGATGTGTCAAATAGAGTAACTCTAGATCCGAAGCTCAATCCAGATTGCAGTGTCATCACCTCGAAAGAATGCAGGAAGGTTGCCGAAGCATTGAAAACTTCTATCGTCGAGCGTATGAATGGTTGTCTCAAGGACAATTTCTCTGTTCTAG GGGCCACGTTGGACCCAAGATTCAAATCGAAGTGGATTCAGTCATCTGGTCTTGTCGAGAACGATCTCTTGCAGTCCATTAGATCCGAACTGGAATACCGATACAAACATTTGC GAGACTCCCAAGAAATTCAAGAGGGCACAGCAGGTAGGGCAATGAATTCACCTCCGTCTAAGCGCCAAACCTTGACTCGGGCTCTATTTTCAACGGTCATCCAGAAAAGGGCTCAGTCTGCTAGCGCATCAAAGGTCCTTgatgaatttgaattctacCTCTCAGAACCAGTGTACCAGTCAAGTGGTTCATATTTTCCTGACAATGATTGTACTTCTGACTTGCGCTTTAGTCCCTTGGGTTATTGGAAAGTAAACGCCCATCGATTCCCGTTGTTGGGTTTGATAGCAAGGGAGCTCTTCGGGGTGCCCGCTTCCGCGAGGAGAGATCGAACGGGTCTTTAG